From the Conger conger chromosome 14, fConCon1.1, whole genome shotgun sequence genome, one window contains:
- the LOC133110370 gene encoding neurexophilin-4 isoform X1: MKVFCWTFLILNQWILRKVQGLEKQVAKSLDYLELGPAGSVMKPLPYGGGPAGGGKPPYPNSRIFSSMDQTPLKAKPPSYSFQNPYAWARNQSLLLDQTGYRSKRKPSLKTSLKTKKIFGWGDFYFNVKTVKFSLLVTGKIVDHINGTFTVYFRHNSSSLGNVSVSIVPPSKVVEFEVFQQHPPPPEVQQARQQHQATIDPKETKAFNCRVEYEKTNREKKPKPCLYNPSQTCFSEHTQSHAAWLCAKPFKVICIFISFYSIDYKLVQKVCPDYNFQNDHPYFG; encoded by the coding sequence GTGCAAGGACTTGAGAAGCAGGTGGCCAAATCTCTGGACTACCTAGAACTGGGGCCGGCAGGGTCTGTGATGAAGCCCCTCCCGTACGGGGGAGGGCCGGCAGGGGGAGGGAAGCCCCCTTACCCAAACTCCCGGATATTCTCCAGCATGGACCAGACTCCTCTGAAGGCCAAACCGCCCAGCTACAGCTTCCAGAACCCCTACGCCTGGGCCCGGAACCAGTCCCTCCTGCTGGACCAGACCGGCTACCGCTCCAAACGCAAGCCTTCGCTGAAGACCTCCCTGAAGACCAAGAAGATCTTTGGCTGGGGCGACTTCTACTTCAACGTGAAAACAGTGAAGTTCAGCCTGCTGGTCACCGGCAAGATCGTGGACCACATCAATGGCACCTTCACCGTCTACTTCCGGCACAACTCGTCCAGCCTGGGCAATGTGTCGGTCAGTATCGTGCCGCCCTCCAAGGTGGTGGAGTTTGAGGTGTTCCAGCAGCACCCGCCACCCCCAGAGGTCCAGCAGGCCCGCCAGCAGCACCAGGCCACCATTGACCCCAAGGAGACCAAGGCCTTCAACTGCCGGGTGGAGTACGAGAAGACCAACCGGGAGAAGAAGCCCAAGCCCTGCCTCTACAACCCCTCACAGACGTGCTTCTCCGAGCACACGCAATCCCACGCCGCCTGGCTCTGTGCCAAGCCCTTCAAGGTCATCTGCATCTTCATCTCCTTCTACAGCATCGACTACAAGCTGGTCCAGAAGGTGTGCCCGGACTATAACTTCCAGAATGATCACCCCTACTTTGGATGA
- the LOC133110370 gene encoding neurexophilin-4 isoform X2, which translates to MTRPVQGLEKQVAKSLDYLELGPAGSVMKPLPYGGGPAGGGKPPYPNSRIFSSMDQTPLKAKPPSYSFQNPYAWARNQSLLLDQTGYRSKRKPSLKTSLKTKKIFGWGDFYFNVKTVKFSLLVTGKIVDHINGTFTVYFRHNSSSLGNVSVSIVPPSKVVEFEVFQQHPPPPEVQQARQQHQATIDPKETKAFNCRVEYEKTNREKKPKPCLYNPSQTCFSEHTQSHAAWLCAKPFKVICIFISFYSIDYKLVQKVCPDYNFQNDHPYFG; encoded by the coding sequence GTGCAAGGACTTGAGAAGCAGGTGGCCAAATCTCTGGACTACCTAGAACTGGGGCCGGCAGGGTCTGTGATGAAGCCCCTCCCGTACGGGGGAGGGCCGGCAGGGGGAGGGAAGCCCCCTTACCCAAACTCCCGGATATTCTCCAGCATGGACCAGACTCCTCTGAAGGCCAAACCGCCCAGCTACAGCTTCCAGAACCCCTACGCCTGGGCCCGGAACCAGTCCCTCCTGCTGGACCAGACCGGCTACCGCTCCAAACGCAAGCCTTCGCTGAAGACCTCCCTGAAGACCAAGAAGATCTTTGGCTGGGGCGACTTCTACTTCAACGTGAAAACAGTGAAGTTCAGCCTGCTGGTCACCGGCAAGATCGTGGACCACATCAATGGCACCTTCACCGTCTACTTCCGGCACAACTCGTCCAGCCTGGGCAATGTGTCGGTCAGTATCGTGCCGCCCTCCAAGGTGGTGGAGTTTGAGGTGTTCCAGCAGCACCCGCCACCCCCAGAGGTCCAGCAGGCCCGCCAGCAGCACCAGGCCACCATTGACCCCAAGGAGACCAAGGCCTTCAACTGCCGGGTGGAGTACGAGAAGACCAACCGGGAGAAGAAGCCCAAGCCCTGCCTCTACAACCCCTCACAGACGTGCTTCTCCGAGCACACGCAATCCCACGCCGCCTGGCTCTGTGCCAAGCCCTTCAAGGTCATCTGCATCTTCATCTCCTTCTACAGCATCGACTACAAGCTGGTCCAGAAGGTGTGCCCGGACTATAACTTCCAGAATGATCACCCCTACTTTGGATGA